One Candidatus Polarisedimenticolia bacterium genomic window carries:
- a CDS encoding class I SAM-dependent methyltransferase: MARALRGETRTPEQLREHYEIEKELASRLRQSAPEERLRLYTPIYDELFRRVAHHPVQRLKEDPRASRRTIQSQYRRVKRFLRPDTRFLEIGPGDCGLSFVVAQEVSQVYGVDVTEEIKKAGVLPDNFQFVLSDGTSVPLPPETATVAYSHQLMEHLHPDDALTQLRNIYRVLAPGGVYLCLTPNAVVGPHDISMYFDSVATGLHLKEYTNAELAGLFASVGFSKVRGMVSVKGHAILVPAWIPFTLEWLIQRLPHRLGRALGVRMPLRSLLGVQLVAYKT; encoded by the coding sequence ATGGCAAGAGCTCTGAGGGGTGAAACGCGCACGCCGGAGCAGCTGCGGGAGCACTACGAGATCGAAAAGGAACTCGCCTCGCGCCTCCGCCAGAGTGCTCCGGAAGAACGACTTCGCCTCTACACCCCCATTTACGACGAGCTCTTCCGGCGCGTCGCCCACCACCCGGTTCAGCGGCTCAAGGAGGATCCCCGGGCCAGCCGACGGACCATCCAGTCCCAGTACCGTCGCGTCAAGCGCTTCCTTCGCCCCGACACGCGCTTTCTCGAAATCGGTCCGGGGGACTGCGGTCTGTCCTTCGTCGTAGCCCAAGAGGTCTCCCAGGTTTACGGCGTGGACGTGACGGAAGAGATCAAGAAGGCGGGCGTCCTCCCTGACAACTTCCAATTCGTCCTGTCCGACGGAACCAGCGTTCCTCTTCCACCGGAAACGGCGACGGTCGCTTACAGTCATCAGCTCATGGAGCACCTGCATCCCGACGATGCCCTGACCCAGCTGCGCAATATCTACCGGGTCCTCGCTCCCGGCGGAGTTTACCTTTGCCTCACCCCGAACGCGGTCGTGGGTCCCCACGACATCTCCATGTATTTCGACTCGGTGGCGACCGGCCTGCATTTGAAGGAATACACCAACGCGGAGCTCGCCGGCCTGTTTGCGTCGGTTGGATTCTCCAAGGTTCGAGGCATGGTTTCCGTAAAAGGTCACGCAATCCTGGTGCCTGCCTGGATCCCTTTCACGCTTGAATGGCTTATCCAGCGGCTGCCGCACCGCCTGGGCCGCGCCCTCGGGGTCCGCATGCCCTTGCGGTCGCTACTGGGTGTTCAATTGGTGGCGTATAAAACGTGA